Proteins co-encoded in one Deltaproteobacteria bacterium genomic window:
- a CDS encoding right-handed parallel beta-helix repeat-containing protein: MILRRGWWLLLVASVLMVSSGVVGCGCGDDDDDDSGGGGDDDTDDDTDDDVGDDDTGDDDTADDDTDDDTDDDADDDTQPQCVDADGDTHGENCDAGPDCDDADENNWDSCASCVDNDGDLVFAGCDAYDTIDGPDCNDFDPDMWQFLTGYTDEDGDLYPGTPNEVCAGGLLPVGYYPESTDCDDADILVNPSGVELPDDGIDQDCSGEDYTSADSNGYFVDGAGGNDANPGTKEFPVETIAQGVMLASVTDGGTNVYIAEGVYTEDVTTTVASLYGGYNGTDWSRDIETYETELIGSVDAGLTVGGATDVAVDGMTLRGSDAIATSSTGLVVILSNGVRISNCRIFGGDDNTAGGSYGAAVLMTYDAMLVNNEISGGENATAEAGGIYAIVDGFDVVNNTISAGESGVGAVGAYVYSHGDATIRDNVVDGGEAPGSTITWFQGNMTSDRNDIRGNTFTAGNSSAGPRMVVYLSSALPGQVLFQDNLVEDVTSAGPLYQGLIFLGPANLTVEGNLVGGSSNATTALSYGAIVDGPGNFHFANNMFDGGQATASTTAMILDVDDLGGALVNNTFVGGVSDLNSIGVYVDIDGVGGTAAIDMVNNIIDAGSGSANIYSLYLGQATEAGLMRLHGNDLTGASPDCLIYASTGAECTTTIGDVHDCDWHDCGAADGNLNVSPQYVNAAANDYHLASGSALRDAGVNPLMYVADPFGFAWRDFEGDVRPAVSTWDIGADEFIP, translated from the coding sequence ATGATTTTGCGACGTGGGTGGTGGCTTCTCCTGGTGGCTTCTGTTCTCATGGTGTCGTCGGGTGTTGTCGGATGCGGATGCGGCGACGATGACGACGACGACAGCGGGGGCGGCGGCGACGACGATACGGACGACGACACGGATGACGATGTCGGCGACGACGACACCGGCGACGACGACACGGCGGACGACGATACCGACGATGATACGGACGATGACGCCGACGACGACACGCAGCCCCAATGTGTTGATGCCGACGGCGACACGCACGGCGAAAATTGCGACGCGGGCCCCGACTGCGACGACGCCGACGAGAACAATTGGGATTCGTGCGCGTCGTGCGTGGACAACGACGGTGACCTCGTCTTCGCGGGTTGCGATGCCTACGACACGATCGACGGGCCCGACTGCAACGACTTCGACCCCGACATGTGGCAGTTCCTCACGGGCTACACCGACGAGGACGGCGACCTGTACCCGGGCACGCCGAACGAGGTGTGCGCGGGAGGATTGCTGCCGGTCGGGTATTACCCCGAATCGACCGATTGCGACGACGCCGACATCCTCGTGAATCCCTCCGGCGTGGAACTTCCCGACGACGGTATCGATCAGGATTGCTCGGGCGAGGATTATACGTCCGCCGATTCAAACGGCTACTTCGTGGACGGCGCAGGCGGCAACGACGCGAATCCGGGAACGAAGGAGTTCCCCGTGGAAACGATCGCGCAGGGTGTGATGCTCGCCTCGGTGACGGACGGCGGAACGAACGTGTACATCGCGGAAGGCGTGTACACCGAGGACGTCACCACGACGGTCGCGTCCCTATACGGCGGATACAACGGCACGGACTGGTCGCGCGACATTGAGACCTACGAAACCGAGCTCATCGGCTCGGTCGATGCCGGTTTGACTGTCGGGGGGGCGACGGATGTCGCGGTGGACGGCATGACGCTCCGGGGCAGCGATGCGATCGCAACGAGTTCGACGGGTTTGGTCGTCATCCTTTCCAACGGCGTACGGATCAGCAATTGCCGCATCTTCGGCGGCGACGACAACACCGCGGGCGGATCTTATGGAGCGGCGGTCTTGATGACCTACGACGCCATGCTCGTGAACAACGAGATTTCCGGTGGCGAAAACGCCACGGCCGAGGCGGGTGGAATCTACGCCATCGTGGACGGATTCGACGTGGTGAACAACACGATCTCGGCGGGCGAATCGGGGGTCGGCGCGGTGGGGGCCTATGTCTATTCGCACGGCGACGCGACGATTCGCGACAACGTGGTGGACGGTGGCGAAGCGCCCGGCTCGACGATCACCTGGTTCCAGGGCAACATGACTTCTGACCGGAACGATATTCGCGGCAACACGTTCACCGCCGGCAACTCGTCGGCCGGACCGCGCATGGTCGTTTACCTCTCTTCCGCCTTGCCGGGACAGGTGCTGTTTCAGGATAACCTCGTCGAAGATGTCACATCCGCCGGACCGCTCTATCAGGGTCTGATCTTTCTAGGCCCGGCCAACCTGACGGTCGAGGGGAATCTGGTCGGCGGCTCGAGTAACGCCACGACGGCCCTGTCATACGGCGCGATCGTGGACGGCCCGGGGAACTTCCACTTCGCCAACAACATGTTCGATGGCGGGCAGGCGACGGCGAGCACGACGGCGATGATTCTCGACGTCGACGATCTGGGCGGCGCCTTGGTGAACAACACCTTCGTCGGCGGGGTCTCGGATCTCAACTCGATCGGGGTCTATGTCGATATCGACGGCGTGGGCGGCACGGCGGCGATCGACATGGTCAACAACATCATCGACGCCGGATCGGGCTCGGCGAACATCTATTCCCTGTATCTGGGCCAGGCGACGGAAGCGGGACTCATGCGCCTGCACGGCAACGACCTCACGGGCGCCTCACCCGATTGCCTCATCTACGCGAGCACCGGCGCGGAGTGCACCACGACGATCGGCGACGTGCACGATTGCGACTGGCACGACTGCGGCGCGGCGGACGGAAATCTGAACGTCAGTCCGCAGTACGTGAACGCCGCCGCGAATGACTACCACCTCGCCTCGGGCAGCGCGTTGCGCGACGCGGGAGTCAATCCGCTGATGTACGTCGCGGATCCGTTCGGGTTCGCATGGCGGGATTTCGAAGGTGATGTCCGGCCCGCGGTCTCGACGTGGGATATCGGCGCGGACGAGTTCATTCCGTAA
- a CDS encoding saccharopine dehydrogenase NADP-binding domain-containing protein has translation MKVLFLGGCGEMAAAMLPLLRDDDVIESITLADISGERARTVAAQWGPRFRGIEVDASWHDQLVGAMAGHECVVNYIGPFYRFEKPCAAAAIEAGVPYVSIADDYDAFLNVWELEDAARAANVKILSGFGNSPGLTQILAKVGYLSMDTPREIRVNWGAGSNEKVGPANILHVMHLMTGKTLQWRDGRRAWVQTGDGKKLVNFPEPVCEIPVFYTGHAESVTLPMFLPGLRYVSLHGGTNPAWIFPFVSFLSQFGITKTHARRSATLKFMSPFLPLFSGSSDPNKSVGRIEVTGTHQGQFAERIYTYVGHIAHITSVPCYLAVRGLLAGEFDGKPGGVYAPERIVDDPSAFVEKARGLGIEIHTVE, from the coding sequence ATGAAAGTGCTGTTTCTCGGCGGTTGCGGCGAAATGGCCGCGGCGATGCTTCCGCTTCTTCGCGACGACGACGTCATCGAGTCCATCACCCTCGCCGACATCTCCGGCGAGCGCGCCCGCACCGTGGCGGCCCAGTGGGGACCGCGATTTCGCGGTATCGAGGTCGACGCGTCGTGGCACGACCAGCTCGTCGGCGCGATGGCCGGACACGAGTGCGTCGTCAATTACATCGGGCCATTTTACCGGTTCGAGAAACCTTGCGCGGCGGCGGCGATCGAGGCCGGCGTGCCTTACGTCTCGATCGCCGACGACTACGACGCGTTCCTGAATGTCTGGGAACTCGAGGACGCGGCCCGCGCGGCGAATGTGAAGATTCTCTCCGGATTCGGCAACTCCCCCGGCCTCACGCAGATCCTCGCCAAGGTCGGTTACCTCTCGATGGACACACCGCGTGAGATCCGCGTGAATTGGGGCGCGGGCAGCAACGAAAAGGTCGGCCCGGCGAATATCCTGCACGTCATGCACCTCATGACCGGCAAGACGCTTCAGTGGCGCGACGGCCGACGTGCGTGGGTGCAGACCGGCGACGGCAAGAAACTCGTGAACTTCCCCGAGCCCGTTTGCGAGATCCCGGTTTTCTATACGGGTCACGCCGAATCGGTAACGCTGCCGATGTTCCTGCCGGGGCTGCGTTACGTGAGTTTGCACGGGGGAACGAATCCCGCGTGGATCTTTCCCTTCGTCTCGTTCCTCTCGCAGTTCGGCATCACGAAGACGCACGCCCGGCGCTCGGCCACGCTCAAGTTCATGTCGCCGTTCCTGCCGCTGTTTTCGGGGTCGAGCGACCCGAACAAGTCGGTGGGGCGCATCGAGGTGACGGGCACGCACCAAGGCCAGTTCGCCGAGCGGATCTACACCTACGTCGGCCACATCGCGCACATTACCTCGGTGCCGTGCTACCTGGCGGTGCGCGGGCTGCTCGCGGGTGAATTCGACGGCAAACCCGGCGGCGTGTACGCGCCCGAGCGTATTGTGGACGACCCGTCAGCGTTCGTCGAAAAGGCGCGCGGGCTGGGCATCGAGATCCACACCGTGGAATGA
- a CDS encoding diadenosine tetraphosphatase yields the protein MSSSLSRNAESAAHSNACAQCGFSLWLPIAALDVSTLGLYNDARFPGRCILALNDHAEDFALIPEKLAFEFVLDARHAARAIAIAMKVPRVNYAILGNAEPHVHFHLIPRNPSDDPVPNRSPWNHPDPVRKLAPDLRDEIRSGIAAALEHLRNPNTRD from the coding sequence ATGTCCAGCTCGCTCTCTCGGAACGCTGAGTCCGCCGCGCACTCGAATGCGTGCGCGCAGTGCGGCTTTTCGCTCTGGCTGCCGATTGCTGCACTGGATGTGTCCACGCTCGGACTCTATAACGACGCGCGCTTTCCGGGCCGCTGCATTCTCGCGCTCAACGACCACGCGGAGGACTTCGCCCTGATCCCGGAAAAGCTTGCGTTCGAATTCGTTCTCGATGCCCGACACGCGGCGCGCGCGATTGCGATCGCGATGAAAGTCCCGAGAGTCAACTACGCGATTCTCGGCAACGCCGAGCCGCACGTCCATTTCCATCTCATTCCCCGAAACCCCTCTGATGATCCCGTTCCGAACCGCTCGCCGTGGAACCATCCCGATCCCGTCCGAAAACTTGCCCCGGACCTGCGCGACGAAATTCGTTCTGGAATTGCCGCTGCCTTGGAACACCTCCGGAACCCGAACACGCGAGACTGA
- a CDS encoding nucleotidyltransferase domain-containing protein, translated as MPSALHSDIREAAEALDISVDHLESAAVRADQIVRDAESELTKACPPAGDESPYDVVVLGSVARGEVTVGSDVDYLVIAYALPPMGHLDFSHKLLKSMDNFVNNYSKETALKAPGATGIFGKVVAAADLFERIGLEQDTNLTQTRRVLLYEESRSIYRPDLWDQLIQSIIGRYLHDNPHKNGPPRFLINDTIRYWRTLAVDYQAKRWDMLKPDWGLRYLKLIITRKLTFAGTMASLLLTEDPARVWLHDQFRKPPLARLAQLHSRLEKPFDEDLRTVLEVAEEFVGALGQDEFRIRVRKVESPADSGIVPEFDRFRKMAQERLQPSLERLFFESGLLKEKSRKYLSF; from the coding sequence ATGCCAAGCGCACTGCATTCGGACATCCGCGAGGCTGCGGAGGCTCTCGACATATCCGTCGACCATTTGGAATCGGCAGCCGTACGCGCAGACCAAATCGTCCGCGACGCAGAGTCCGAGTTGACGAAGGCTTGCCCGCCGGCCGGCGACGAAAGCCCCTATGACGTGGTCGTACTTGGCTCCGTGGCTCGGGGCGAAGTCACCGTGGGTAGCGATGTCGACTATCTCGTCATCGCCTACGCCCTTCCCCCCATGGGACACTTGGATTTCAGTCACAAGCTGCTGAAAAGCATGGATAATTTCGTAAACAATTATTCTAAAGAAACCGCTTTGAAAGCACCTGGCGCGACAGGCATTTTCGGAAAGGTCGTCGCGGCGGCGGACTTGTTCGAGCGAATAGGATTGGAGCAGGACACGAACCTGACGCAGACGCGCAGGGTCTTACTCTACGAAGAGAGCCGGTCGATCTACCGACCTGACTTGTGGGATCAACTTATACAATCCATTATCGGACGTTATTTACATGATAATCCACATAAAAACGGTCCACCGAGATTCTTGATCAACGACACGATTCGCTACTGGCGCACGCTGGCGGTGGACTATCAGGCGAAGCGGTGGGACATGCTCAAACCCGACTGGGGCTTGCGCTATCTAAAACTGATCATCACGAGAAAACTGACGTTCGCCGGGACCATGGCGTCTTTGCTTCTCACGGAAGACCCGGCGCGCGTGTGGCTTCACGACCAATTTCGGAAGCCGCCGCTTGCGCGCCTGGCCCAGCTCCACTCCCGTTTGGAGAAGCCGTTTGACGAGGATCTCAGAACCGTGCTGGAAGTTGCCGAAGAGTTCGTGGGAGCCCTCGGGCAAGACGAATTCCGAATACGAGTGCGGAAGGTGGAATCCCCTGCGGATAGCGGAATCGTTCCGGAGTTCGACCGTTTTCGGAAAATGGCACAGGAGCGACTGCAGCCGAGTCTCGAACGGTTATTTTTCGAGTCCGGATTGCTGAAGGAAAAAAGCCGGAAGTATTTGAGTTTCTGA
- a CDS encoding DUF4346 domain-containing protein, with translation MSNSDAISAARDVASAREKLRLAIDAPKCRVCGCLAESIAGLAAIDGVRAHLADLLDEAVLAMEPRRYDCLGCAECWPVQALALFGPDGPPSPIKPAHAGEPPLPGDYRLLNTGAPVAVCTLGSPDLPAEIERAASPHIAMAGTMYTENLGIERVIANTLAQPHLRFLIVCGEDAKRAVGHFPGRSLLALAKNGVNGDGAIVGAPGKRAVLRNVTREQIELFRNQVEMIDRVGLADADAIASLAGELAARNPGPFEGVAGYSRPAAIVAGRPGKLVKDPAGFLVIYPDRARGCIVLEHYSAEGLLGDVIEGIDAQWIYLESLARNHVSRMDHAAYMGVELARAQRALERGEPYVQDRAPGDLDEDE, from the coding sequence ATGTCGAACTCGGATGCCATCTCTGCGGCGCGCGACGTCGCCTCGGCGCGCGAAAAGTTGCGCCTCGCGATCGACGCGCCGAAGTGCCGCGTGTGCGGTTGCCTCGCCGAATCGATCGCCGGTCTCGCGGCGATCGATGGAGTGCGCGCCCATCTCGCCGATCTGCTCGACGAGGCCGTGCTCGCGATGGAGCCGCGGCGGTACGACTGTTTGGGCTGCGCCGAGTGCTGGCCCGTGCAGGCGCTGGCTCTGTTCGGGCCGGATGGCCCGCCCTCGCCGATCAAGCCCGCGCACGCCGGCGAGCCGCCGCTGCCCGGCGACTACCGGTTGCTCAACACGGGCGCGCCCGTCGCGGTGTGCACGCTCGGCAGCCCCGACCTCCCCGCCGAGATCGAGCGCGCGGCGTCGCCCCACATCGCAATGGCGGGGACGATGTACACGGAGAACCTCGGCATCGAACGGGTGATCGCGAATACGCTCGCGCAACCGCACCTGCGTTTTCTGATCGTGTGCGGCGAGGATGCGAAACGCGCGGTGGGCCACTTTCCCGGACGCAGCCTGCTCGCCCTCGCGAAAAACGGCGTGAACGGCGACGGCGCGATCGTGGGCGCGCCGGGCAAGCGCGCGGTGCTGCGCAACGTCACCCGTGAACAGATCGAACTGTTCCGAAATCAGGTCGAGATGATCGACCGCGTGGGGCTCGCGGACGCGGATGCGATCGCGTCGCTCGCCGGAGAACTGGCCGCTCGCAACCCGGGCCCCTTCGAGGGCGTGGCGGGCTATTCACGGCCTGCGGCCATCGTGGCGGGCCGCCCGGGCAAGCTCGTGAAGGACCCGGCAGGCTTCCTCGTCATTTACCCGGACCGCGCGCGCGGGTGCATCGTGCTCGAGCATTACAGCGCCGAAGGATTGCTGGGCGACGTGATCGAGGGGATCGACGCGCAGTGGATCTACCTGGAATCGCTCGCGCGAAACCACGTGTCGCGAATGGACCACGCGGCCTACATGGGGGTCGAACTCGCCCGGGCGCAGCGCGCGCTGGAGCGCGGCGAACCTTACGTGCAGGACCGCGCCCCCGGCGATCTCGACGAGGACGAGTAG
- a CDS encoding amidohydrolase, whose translation MTDAPRGTDAPRIIDVWMQHPNLAFANHPIFESLRRWMGVTSFVDTVPIEVTLGAMDAAGIQKGLICAWWGPGGPLITNDEVAALVAANPDRFAAVASVDLYRPMEAVRELRRLVKQRGFIAVRQLPWFWNLPPTDRHFYPIYTECVELGIPICVQVGHTGPLHPSEPGRPIPYIDEVALDFPELTIVCGHIGYPWTQEMIAVATKHPNVYIDTSAYTVRRYPRELVEYMRTNGKRKVLFGSNYPMIAPTVCLEHLDDLGLDDERRELFLWGNAERVFRIGA comes from the coding sequence ATGACCGACGCCCCACGCGGGACCGACGCGCCGCGCATCATCGACGTGTGGATGCAGCACCCCAACCTGGCGTTCGCCAATCACCCGATCTTCGAATCGCTGCGCCGCTGGATGGGCGTCACCTCGTTTGTCGACACGGTCCCCATCGAGGTCACGCTCGGCGCGATGGACGCCGCCGGAATCCAAAAGGGCCTCATCTGCGCGTGGTGGGGACCGGGCGGGCCGCTCATCACGAACGACGAGGTCGCCGCGCTCGTCGCCGCGAACCCGGATCGCTTCGCGGCTGTCGCCTCGGTGGATCTGTATCGCCCGATGGAAGCGGTGCGCGAGCTGCGCCGCTTGGTCAAGCAGCGCGGTTTCATCGCCGTTCGGCAACTCCCGTGGTTCTGGAACCTGCCGCCGACGGACCGCCACTTCTATCCGATTTACACGGAGTGCGTGGAGCTGGGGATTCCGATCTGCGTGCAGGTGGGGCACACGGGGCCGCTGCACCCCTCCGAACCGGGTCGGCCGATCCCGTACATCGACGAGGTCGCTCTCGATTTTCCCGAACTCACCATCGTCTGCGGCCACATCGGTTACCCGTGGACGCAGGAGATGATCGCGGTGGCCACCAAGCACCCAAATGTGTACATCGACACTTCGGCTTACACGGTCCGCCGCTATCCGCGCGAACTCGTCGAATACATGCGCACCAACGGCAAGCGCAAGGTCCTGTTCGGGTCCAACTATCCGATGATCGCGCCGACGGTCTGCCTGGAACACCTCGACGATCTCGGTCTCGACGATGAGCGCCGCGAGCTGTTTTTGTGGGGCAACGCCGAGCGGGTCTTCCGGATCGGGGCGTGA